In a genomic window of Lacrimispora sp. BS-2:
- the nspC gene encoding carboxynorspermidine decarboxylase, whose amino-acid sequence MRIEELKTPCYVIDEARLEKNLKILKQVKENTGCRILLAQKAFSCFAEYRLISRYLDGTTASGLYEARLGREEMGLENHVFAPAYKEEDFKELVEICDHIVFNSFSQLEKYKDGLNGVSAGIRINPQCSTQEGHEIYDPCAPGSRLGVSIDSFKEEWLPWISGLHFHTLCEQNSDDLKKTLDAVEEKFGKYLSGLSWLNMGGGHHITREDYDIGLLEACIKRMQEKYGLQVYLEPGEAVALNAGYLVTEVMDVVENGIKTLILDASAACHMPDVLEMPYRPPLKDSGKPGEKAFTYRLSSCTCLAGDVIGDYSFDREIKPGDKLYFMDMAIYSMVKNNTFNGMPLPAIAIMDKGGDCRVIKRFGYEDFKNRLA is encoded by the coding sequence ATGAGGATTGAAGAGCTTAAGACCCCATGTTATGTGATCGATGAGGCCAGACTGGAGAAGAACTTAAAAATCTTAAAGCAGGTAAAGGAAAATACCGGGTGCAGGATCCTTCTGGCCCAGAAGGCATTTTCCTGCTTTGCAGAGTACCGTCTTATAAGCAGGTATCTTGACGGAACTACGGCCAGCGGGCTTTATGAAGCCAGGCTGGGAAGGGAGGAGATGGGGCTTGAAAACCACGTCTTTGCCCCTGCCTATAAGGAAGAGGACTTTAAAGAGCTGGTAGAGATCTGTGATCACATTGTATTTAATTCTTTTTCACAGCTTGAGAAGTATAAGGATGGGTTAAATGGGGTAAGTGCCGGCATCAGGATCAATCCTCAGTGCTCCACCCAGGAGGGCCATGAAATCTATGATCCCTGCGCTCCCGGCTCAAGACTTGGCGTTTCCATTGATTCTTTTAAGGAGGAATGGCTGCCCTGGATATCAGGGCTCCATTTCCATACCTTGTGTGAGCAGAATTCCGATGATTTAAAAAAGACCCTGGATGCGGTGGAGGAAAAATTCGGGAAGTATTTATCCGGATTGTCCTGGCTGAACATGGGCGGAGGACATCATATTACCAGGGAAGATTACGACATCGGGCTGCTGGAAGCCTGCATTAAGAGAATGCAGGAGAAATATGGCCTGCAGGTTTATCTGGAACCTGGGGAGGCGGTGGCACTAAATGCAGGGTACCTGGTGACAGAGGTTATGGATGTGGTGGAAAACGGGATAAAGACTTTGATCCTTGATGCATCTGCAGCCTGCCATATGCCTGATGTGCTGGAAATGCCCTACCGGCCGCCCTTAAAGGACAGCGGGAAACCGGGTGAAAAGGCCTTTACCTACCGGCTGTCTTCCTGTACCTGTCTGGCAGGGGATGTGATCGGAGATTATTCCTTTGACAGGGAAATAAAGCCCGGGGATAAATTGTATTTTATGGATATGGCCATTTATTCCATGGTGAAGAACAATACCTTTAACGGGATGCCCCTTCCTGCCATTGCCATCATGGATAAAGGGGGAGACTGCCGTGTCATAAAAAGGTTCGGCTATGAGGACTTTAAGAACAGGCTGGCCTAG
- a CDS encoding helix-turn-helix domain-containing protein — protein sequence MTFYEDLNSRRVKRAEELLYNTREMSITDVAMGSGFSSMSAFNRTFKKIKHCSPSNYRKIRHQAYESEG from the coding sequence ATGACCTTTTACGAAGACTTAAACTCCAGACGGGTGAAAAGGGCGGAGGAGCTTTTGTATAATACAAGGGAAATGAGCATTACAGATGTTGCCATGGGCTCCGGCTTTTCATCCATGAGCGCCTTTAACCGTACCTTTAAGAAGATAAAACACTGTTCACCAAGTAATTACAGAAAGATCAGACACCAGGCATATGAATCGGAAGGTTAA
- a CDS encoding fibronectin type III-like domain-contianing protein, with the protein MKGAETLQVYVKSCAPGTPNAQLKALLKAELEPGQERELQVTLSDKAFALRDEHGDLVMEAGTYKVYVGTQQPDKRSQQLTGKMPECMTVSVDQRAVLEKCCI; encoded by the coding sequence ATGAAGGGAGCGGAAACTCTGCAGGTATATGTAAAGTCCTGCGCACCGGGGACGCCTAACGCTCAGCTTAAGGCACTTTTAAAGGCAGAGCTGGAGCCAGGGCAGGAAAGAGAATTGCAGGTGACCCTTTCCGACAAAGCCTTTGCCTTAAGGGATGAACATGGAGACCTGGTAATGGAAGCCGGTACGTACAAGGTGTATGTGGGAACACAGCAGCCTGATAAAAGGAGTCAGCAGCTTACAGGGAAAATGCCGGAATGCATGACAGTATCCGTAGACCAGCGTGCCGTTCTGGAAAAATGCTGTATCTGA
- a CDS encoding low molecular weight protein-tyrosine-phosphatase, with product MKREQDVIRILMVCHGNICRSPMAEFVMKDMIEKEHLGNRFYVASAATSTEEIGNPVHPGTRKKLKEHGISPDGKYAVQLSRKDYGKYDYLIGMEQRNVTNMLRILGGDPEGKVKRLLDFSSDPRDIADPWYTGDFDRTYEDVYEGCKELLSYMLEQETKGNYR from the coding sequence ATGAAGAGAGAACAGGATGTCATCCGTATATTAATGGTCTGCCATGGAAATATATGCAGATCGCCCATGGCTGAGTTTGTTATGAAGGATATGATAGAAAAGGAGCATTTAGGCAATCGTTTCTATGTTGCGTCAGCAGCTACAAGTACAGAAGAAATCGGGAATCCGGTACATCCTGGAACGAGAAAAAAGCTTAAGGAACATGGAATTTCCCCAGATGGAAAATATGCGGTGCAGTTATCCCGGAAGGATTATGGCAAATACGACTACCTCATTGGTATGGAACAGCGGAATGTAACAAATATGCTTCGGATTCTGGGCGGAGACCCGGAGGGGAAGGTAAAGCGGCTTCTGGACTTTTCTTCTGATCCGAGGGATATTGCAGACCCGTGGTATACCGGGGATTTTGACCGTACCTATGAAGATGTTTATGAAGGCTGCAAAGAACTTTTATCATATATGTTAGAACAGGAAACCAAAGGAAATTACAGGTAG
- the spoIIID gene encoding sporulation transcriptional regulator SpoIIID, producing MKEYIEERAVAIANYIIDYHATVRQTAKKFGISKSTVHKDVTDRLEHINPSLAARARVILDINKSERHIRGGLATKEKYQHRLQMCSKKNG from the coding sequence TTGAAGGAATATATTGAAGAACGCGCGGTTGCGATCGCCAACTACATCATAGACTATCATGCGACCGTGAGGCAGACAGCGAAGAAATTTGGGATATCCAAATCTACGGTACATAAAGATGTTACGGACCGTTTGGAACACATCAATCCGTCTCTGGCAGCCCGGGCCAGAGTGATTCTTGATATTAACAAATCCGAGCGTCATATACGAGGCGGTCTTGCCACCAAGGAGAAATATCAGCATCGCCTTCAGATGTGCAGCAAAAAGAATGGATAG
- a CDS encoding HD-GYP domain-containing protein, whose amino-acid sequence MELARNIPGLNPMLPFAVTGCKLSDRIISRMKTIGVQGAYICTALTEGIEPEDFVEPELKAKMLTSIRDVFDLSLQKFTFQSSRQAYEEIAKVAESVVMNVLNKDKYLFQMIDIRDYDGYTYSHSLYVGILSVLLGKYIGLSISNLNDLALCGLLHDIGKTDIPIDITNKPGPLTSDEFEIMKQHPTLSYKKLGENIIISQTVLQGVQTHHEKYDGSGYPFGLSGKDIPLYARILAIADVYDALNSTRPYRKAWSPRRIFDYLTSCSNTHFDPELLTAFLHCVSAYPIGTIVHLSDGSSAVVKDNTPGFALRPIIRFISPAVKAGRDVDLSCEALNLTIVDDD is encoded by the coding sequence ATGGAATTAGCCCGAAACATCCCGGGGTTAAACCCAATGCTTCCTTTTGCGGTAACTGGCTGCAAGCTGAGTGATCGTATAATCAGCCGCATGAAAACCATCGGAGTACAAGGGGCTTATATCTGCACAGCACTTACGGAAGGCATTGAACCAGAAGATTTCGTAGAGCCGGAGCTAAAGGCCAAAATGCTGACAAGCATCCGCGATGTCTTTGACCTGAGTTTACAAAAATTTACCTTTCAGTCCAGCAGACAGGCTTACGAAGAAATCGCTAAAGTGGCAGAATCCGTTGTTATGAATGTTCTGAATAAGGACAAGTATCTTTTTCAGATGATCGATATCAGGGATTACGACGGGTATACTTATTCACATAGTCTTTATGTAGGCATTTTAAGCGTTTTATTAGGAAAATACATCGGACTTTCCATTTCCAATTTAAATGATTTGGCCCTCTGCGGCCTTCTTCATGACATTGGAAAAACGGATATTCCAATTGATATTACCAACAAACCTGGTCCCTTAACCAGCGATGAATTTGAAATCATGAAGCAGCACCCCACCCTTTCCTACAAAAAACTGGGCGAAAATATCATAATTTCCCAAACAGTATTACAAGGAGTCCAGACCCATCACGAAAAATATGACGGAAGCGGATATCCCTTTGGCCTTTCGGGCAAGGATATCCCTCTTTATGCCCGTATCCTGGCCATTGCGGATGTATATGACGCTCTCAATTCCACCAGGCCCTACCGGAAAGCATGGTCTCCCAGAAGGATTTTTGACTATCTTACCAGCTGCTCCAACACTCATTTTGACCCAGAACTGCTGACAGCTTTCCTTCATTGTGTTTCCGCATATCCCATCGGCACCATTGTCCACCTCAGTGACGGGAGTTCAGCAGTTGTTAAAGATAACACGCCCGGATTTGCTCTGCGCCCCATTATCCGTTTCATCAGTCCTGCTGTGAAAGCAGGAAGAGATGTAGACTTGTCCTGCGAAGCTCTCAATCTCACTATTGTCGACGATGACTGA
- the speE gene encoding polyamine aminopropyltransferase — translation MEIWFSKFHTSNVKLSVRIDKQLFSGESEYQRIDVFDSQEFGKFVSLDGDIVFSEKDEFIYDEMVTHVPMAVHPNVKDVLIIGGGDGGVAKELLQYPFIQSIDVVETDKLFVDVCRDIFPEVSCGLNDPRVRVYYDDGLRFLRSKKEQYDLIINDSTDPFGHTEGLFTKEFYGSCYKALRSDGIMVYQHGSPFYDEDEAACRSMHRKVFRSFPISRVYQAHIPTCPSGYWLFGFASKKYHPINDFKPELWNQLKIETWYYTTNLHTGAFMLPKYVEDLLKEEEKE, via the coding sequence ATGGAGATATGGTTTTCAAAATTTCACACTTCCAATGTAAAGCTTTCTGTGCGGATCGATAAACAGCTTTTTTCCGGTGAAAGTGAGTACCAGAGAATTGACGTATTCGACTCCCAGGAATTTGGAAAGTTTGTGTCTTTGGATGGAGATATTGTTTTTTCAGAAAAGGATGAGTTTATTTACGATGAAATGGTAACACATGTTCCCATGGCAGTCCATCCCAATGTAAAGGATGTGCTGATCATCGGCGGAGGCGACGGAGGGGTGGCAAAGGAACTTTTGCAGTACCCGTTTATTCAGTCCATAGATGTGGTTGAGACGGATAAGCTGTTTGTGGATGTGTGCCGGGATATTTTTCCAGAGGTATCCTGTGGCCTTAATGATCCCAGGGTCAGGGTCTATTACGATGACGGGCTCCGTTTCTTAAGAAGCAAAAAAGAACAGTATGACCTTATCATCAATGATTCCACGGATCCTTTCGGACATACGGAGGGGCTTTTTACCAAGGAATTTTACGGAAGCTGCTACAAGGCGCTGCGAAGCGACGGCATCATGGTTTATCAGCATGGAAGCCCTTTTTACGATGAGGATGAGGCGGCCTGTCGGAGCATGCACCGGAAGGTATTCCGTTCCTTCCCAATAAGCCGTGTTTATCAGGCCCATATTCCCACCTGCCCGTCAGGGTACTGGCTGTTTGGGTTTGCTTCAAAAAAGTATCATCCCATCAATGATTTTAAGCCTGAACTATGGAATCAGTTAAAAATTGAAACCTGGTATTATACAACGAATCTTCATACGGGAGCTTTCATGCTGCCTAAATACGTGGAAGATTTACTGAAAGAGGAGGAAAAAGAATGA
- a CDS encoding Gfo/Idh/MocA family oxidoreductase produces MKPLNFIVVGSGWRSLFYARIAKAYPDCFNLAAFLCRTKEKAEKMQEETGIRAVTSPEECRLENPDFVVVAVNKASIFQVTREWALKGYPVLCETPAAMELGDLQELWRLRTQEGARIQVAEQYFEYPAFHAAIEIVNRGYLGDPYMVNISAVHDYHGASLIRRLLGTGFENMKLYGKKFLYPVVETDSRYGFIEDGRVSERERVRLTFEFEGGKTAFYDFNGIQYHSKIRSRHLNVQGGKGELDDWTLRYVGEDNRFREYQIMKDPFDTGSGMSEICMGQELLYRNPFYGLGKTEGLPQDETAIGTLMLGMRRFIEEGVEVYPLSEGLQDAYVRILMEQALKSGQTVESKTQVWS; encoded by the coding sequence ATGAAACCACTTAATTTTATTGTAGTGGGTTCCGGCTGGAGATCCCTGTTCTATGCCAGGATAGCCAAAGCTTATCCGGATTGTTTTAATCTGGCAGCATTTCTTTGCCGGACAAAAGAAAAGGCGGAGAAAATGCAGGAGGAAACCGGGATCAGGGCCGTGACAAGCCCGGAAGAATGCCGGTTGGAAAACCCGGATTTTGTTGTAGTGGCTGTAAACAAAGCTTCTATTTTTCAGGTGACAAGAGAATGGGCGCTGAAAGGATATCCGGTGCTCTGCGAGACTCCTGCTGCCATGGAATTAGGAGATTTGCAGGAACTTTGGCGTCTTCGCACCCAGGAAGGGGCCAGAATCCAGGTAGCGGAGCAGTATTTTGAATATCCGGCCTTTCATGCGGCTATTGAGATCGTGAATCGGGGATATCTTGGAGATCCGTATATGGTTAATATCTCCGCAGTCCACGACTACCATGGAGCCAGTTTAATCCGTCGTCTTTTAGGGACTGGTTTTGAGAATATGAAACTGTACGGAAAAAAATTTCTGTATCCGGTGGTGGAGACGGATTCCAGGTACGGGTTTATTGAGGATGGCAGGGTGAGTGAGAGAGAACGGGTCAGGCTGACCTTTGAATTTGAAGGCGGAAAAACAGCCTTTTATGATTTTAACGGCATACAGTACCATTCCAAGATCAGGAGCCGCCATTTAAACGTTCAGGGAGGGAAAGGGGAACTGGATGACTGGACGCTTCGTTATGTAGGGGAAGACAACCGGTTCAGAGAGTATCAGATCATGAAAGATCCCTTTGATACAGGAAGTGGAATGAGTGAAATCTGCATGGGACAGGAACTGCTTTACCGGAATCCTTTTTATGGGTTGGGAAAGACAGAAGGGCTTCCTCAGGATGAGACGGCCATAGGAACTCTTATGCTTGGAATGAGACGGTTTATAGAGGAAGGTGTGGAGGTTTATCCCCTTTCAGAAGGGCTGCAGGATGCCTATGTAAGGATACTTATGGAGCAGGCCCTTAAAAGCGGCCAGACGGTAGAATCTAAAACACAGGTCTGGAGCTGA
- a CDS encoding aminotransferase class V-fold PLP-dependent enzyme, whose translation MNKEDQMRAPIYEALEIFQKKRVVPFDVPGHKRGRGNPELARLLGERCVGLDVNSMKPLDNLCHPVSVIRDAERLAAEAFGAADAFLMVGGTTSAVQSMILSVCKAGDKIILPRNVHRSALNALVLCGAVPIYVNPEVNSMLGISLGMEISQVEKAIQENPDAVAVFVNNPTYYGICSDIRSIVRLAHAHGMKVLADEAHGTHLYFGKGLPVSAMEAGADMAAVSMHKSGGSLTQSSLLLLNKGVNGDYVRQIINLTQTTSASYLLLSSLDISRRNLALRGEESFAKVVEMAEYARGEINSIGGYYAYGRDLINGTSIFDYDVTKLSVYTLENGLAGIEVYDLLRDEYDIQIEFGDICNLLAYISIGDRIQDIERLVGALADIERLYKKDRTGMLSGEYIAPKVAVTPQKAFYSQKVSVPVGESAGRISGEFVMCYPPGIPILAPGEMITEEVVEYIIYAREIGCSMQGTEDPAVERLMVLKEQVQERER comes from the coding sequence ATGAACAAAGAAGATCAGATGAGGGCGCCTATTTATGAAGCTCTTGAAATATTTCAAAAAAAGAGGGTAGTTCCCTTTGATGTGCCGGGTCATAAACGGGGAAGAGGAAATCCGGAGCTTGCCCGGCTTTTGGGAGAACGGTGCGTCGGGCTTGATGTAAATTCCATGAAGCCCCTTGATAATTTATGCCACCCGGTGTCTGTGATCCGGGATGCAGAACGGCTGGCAGCAGAAGCCTTTGGGGCGGCAGATGCCTTTTTGATGGTGGGAGGAACCACGTCGGCTGTGCAGAGCATGATCCTGTCTGTCTGCAAGGCAGGGGATAAGATCATTCTTCCAAGAAATGTCCATAGGAGTGCCTTAAATGCGCTGGTATTATGCGGGGCAGTCCCGATTTATGTAAACCCTGAAGTAAACAGCATGCTGGGCATTTCCCTTGGAATGGAAATCAGCCAGGTGGAAAAGGCGATTCAGGAAAATCCTGATGCAGTTGCAGTATTTGTTAATAATCCTACCTATTACGGAATCTGTTCTGATATCCGTTCCATTGTCCGGCTGGCCCATGCCCATGGGATGAAGGTCCTGGCTGACGAAGCCCATGGAACCCATCTCTATTTTGGAAAGGGTCTTCCGGTCTCAGCCATGGAAGCGGGCGCGGATATGGCGGCGGTCTCCATGCACAAGTCAGGAGGAAGCCTGACACAAAGCTCCCTTCTCCTTTTAAACAAGGGAGTGAATGGGGATTATGTGCGTCAGATCATAAACCTGACCCAGACCACCAGCGCTTCTTACCTGCTTTTGTCAAGCCTTGACATATCCAGAAGGAACCTGGCTCTGCGGGGGGAAGAGTCCTTTGCAAAGGTGGTGGAAATGGCGGAGTACGCCAGGGGAGAGATCAATTCCATCGGCGGTTATTATGCCTATGGAAGGGATCTGATCAATGGAACCAGTATTTTTGATTACGATGTGACAAAGCTTTCCGTTTACACGCTGGAAAATGGGCTGGCGGGAATTGAAGTTTATGACCTTCTCCGGGATGAATATGATATCCAGATTGAATTCGGGGATATCTGTAATCTTCTTGCCTATATTTCCATCGGCGACCGGATCCAGGATATTGAACGTCTGGTGGGAGCATTGGCAGATATTGAACGCCTTTATAAAAAGGACCGGACAGGAATGCTGTCAGGAGAATATATAGCTCCTAAAGTGGCGGTAACGCCTCAGAAAGCATTTTATTCCCAAAAGGTATCCGTACCGGTGGGAGAATCTGCGGGAAGGATAAGCGGCGAGTTTGTCATGTGCTATCCGCCGGGAATTCCCATTCTGGCGCCGGGGGAGATGATTACGGAAGAGGTGGTGGAGTACATCATTTATGCCAGGGAAATAGGCTGCTCCATGCAGGGAACAGAGGATCCGGCAGTGGAACGGCTGATGGTATTAAAGGAGCAGGTCCAGGAAAGGGAGAGGTAG
- a CDS encoding saccharopine dehydrogenase family protein, with the protein MSRLLIIGCGGVASVAIHKCCQNSEVFTDICIASRTKEKCDALKNRLAGTTKTRIETAKVDADQVEEVIALIKDYKPDAVLNVALPYQDLTIMDACLAAGVDYIDTANFEPENTDDPQWRAIYEKRCEELGFTALFDYSWQWDYKERFEKAGITALLGTGFDPGVTSVFSAYALKHYFDEIHTIDILDCNGGDHGYPFATNFNPEINLREVSSNGSYWEDGRWIETEPMEIKSRYNFPEVGEKDMYLLHHEEIESLAKNIPGVKKIRFFMTFGQSYLTHMKCLENVGMLSTSPIEFNGQEIVPIQFLKALLPDPASLGPRTKGKTNIGCIFTGVKDGKEKTIYIYNVCDHEECYKEVESQAISYTTGVPAMIGSLMVLTGQWKKPGVFNVEEFDPDPYMEALNKWGLPWVVCEDPETVTVWR; encoded by the coding sequence ATGAGCAGATTATTAATTATCGGTTGTGGAGGGGTTGCCTCTGTGGCAATCCACAAATGCTGTCAGAACAGCGAGGTGTTTACAGACATCTGTATTGCAAGCAGAACAAAGGAGAAATGTGATGCCTTAAAGAATAGGCTTGCGGGAACAACAAAAACAAGGATTGAGACTGCTAAGGTTGATGCGGATCAGGTGGAAGAGGTGATTGCCCTTATAAAGGATTATAAGCCGGATGCCGTGTTAAATGTGGCTCTTCCCTATCAGGATTTAACCATTATGGATGCATGCCTGGCAGCAGGGGTGGATTATATTGATACCGCCAACTTTGAGCCTGAGAATACCGATGATCCGCAGTGGAGAGCAATCTATGAGAAGCGCTGTGAAGAACTTGGGTTTACCGCCCTTTTTGATTATTCCTGGCAGTGGGATTATAAGGAGCGTTTTGAGAAGGCAGGTATCACTGCACTGCTTGGAACCGGATTTGACCCTGGAGTTACCAGCGTATTTTCTGCTTATGCCTTAAAGCACTATTTTGATGAGATTCATACCATTGATATTTTAGACTGCAACGGAGGGGATCATGGGTATCCTTTTGCAACCAACTTTAACCCTGAGATCAACTTAAGGGAAGTATCCTCTAACGGTTCTTACTGGGAGGATGGCCGCTGGATCGAGACAGAGCCAATGGAGATCAAATCCAGATACAATTTCCCTGAGGTAGGGGAAAAGGACATGTACCTGCTTCATCATGAGGAGATCGAATCCCTGGCTAAGAACATTCCCGGTGTAAAGAAGATCCGTTTCTTCATGACCTTTGGACAGAGCTATTTAACTCATATGAAGTGCCTGGAAAACGTAGGCATGCTTTCTACTTCTCCCATAGAGTTTAACGGACAGGAAATCGTGCCCATCCAGTTTTTAAAGGCCCTTCTTCCGGACCCGGCTTCTCTTGGTCCCAGAACCAAAGGAAAGACCAATATTGGCTGTATCTTTACAGGAGTAAAGGATGGAAAGGAAAAGACCATTTACATCTACAACGTATGCGACCATGAGGAATGCTATAAAGAGGTGGAATCCCAGGCGATTTCCTATACCACCGGAGTTCCGGCCATGATCGGAAGCCTGATGGTATTAACCGGCCAGTGGAAGAAGCCGGGAGTATTTAATGTGGAAGAGTTTGACCCGGATCCCTATATGGAGGCTTTAAACAAATGGGGGCTTCCGTGGGTGGTATGTGAGGACCCGGAAACTGTTACGGTATGGAGATAG